In Lotus japonicus ecotype B-129 chromosome 5, LjGifu_v1.2, one genomic interval encodes:
- the LOC130717914 gene encoding protein GLUTAMINE DUMPER 2-like gives MDACHYKYPSSPASSPSSHPPSSSSSFPSTTRPHLHIFILTHHKSQVKKKKNRESKMRSISTSKPITASHSPWHGPVPYLFGILAAMMGLIAFALLMLACSYWEQSENQDRSNIDNKERDHENIEPVKVYEEKILVIMAGDEKPTFLATPVYHKRTIDDHVLVPASATAMTQENERSQHDGR, from the coding sequence ATGGATGCTTGCCACTATAAATACCCTTCTTCTCCTGCATCTTCGCCAAGCTCACAccctccatcttcttcttcttcttttccttcaACCACACGTCCACACCTACACATTTTCATTCTCACCCACCACAAGTCCcaggtgaaaaaaaaaaaaaacagagaaagcAAAATGAGGAGCATTTCAACCTCAAAGCCAATCACTGCTTCTCACTCCCCATGGCACGGGCCAGTCCCCTACCTCTTCGGAATACTCGCAGCCATGATGGGTCTCATAGCCTTCGCGCTCTTAATGCTTGCTTGCTCCTACTGGGAACAATCAGAGAATCAAGACAGGTCCAACATAGACAACAAGGAGCGTGACCATGAAAACATAGAGCCTGTGAAGGTGTACGAGGAGAAAATCCTGGTCATCATGGCAGGGGATGAGAAACCAACGTTTTTGGCCACCCCTGTTTACCACAAAAGAACAATAGACGACCATGTTCTTGTTCCAGCTTCAGCCACTGCCATGACACAAGAAAATGAACGTTCACAGCATGATGGGAGGTGA